In Primulina eburnea isolate SZY01 chromosome 3, ASM2296580v1, whole genome shotgun sequence, one DNA window encodes the following:
- the LOC140827308 gene encoding uncharacterized protein has product MDIDYAIWKDEASAITENNIPDDVDLYEKWERSNQLCVMFIKTKISAGMRGSVDQHNNVRELLKAIDEQFQSSDKALASTLIMEFSSLRLTSVRGVREHIMKMRDIAARLKTLEVKMSETFLVHYILCTLPQQYRPFKISYNTHKDKWSINDHVCSRGRKAVDGNK; this is encoded by the coding sequence ATGGATATTGATTATGCTATATGGAAAGACGAAGCATCTGCTATTACTGAAAACAACATTCCGGATGATGTTGATCTTTATGAAAAATGGGAGCGATCTAATCAACTCTGCGTAATGTTCATAAAGACCAAAATATCTGCTGGTATGCGTGGTTCTGTCGATCAGCATAATAATGTCAGAGAATTACTGAAGGCTATTGATGAACAATTTCAGTCTTCAGATAAGGCACTTGCAAGCACCCTAATTATGGAATTCTCTTCATTAAGGCTCACCAGTGTGAGAGGTGTGCGAGAGCACATAATGAAAATGCGAGACATAGCGGCTCGGCTGAAGACACTTGAAGTGAAAATGTCTGAGACTTTTCTTGTGCATTACATTTTATGCACTCTTCCACAGCAATATAGACCCTTCAAAATTTCCTACAACACACATAAGGATAAATGGTCAATTAATGACCATGTGTGTTCAAGAGGAAGAAAGGCTGTTGATGGAAACAAGTGA